One stretch of Kiritimatiellaceae bacterium DNA includes these proteins:
- the polA gene encoding DNA polymerase I yields the protein MSKKLFLLDGMALVYRSYFAFMRNPMINSKGRNVSAVFGFLNTLLELIEKQSPTHIAVAFDVSGPTFRHDKFPEYKAQREETPEEIRAAVPCIQEFLKAFNIPIVTAQGFEADDLIGTLARLAEKEGFDTYMVTPDKDFTQLVDAHTFVYKPAKSGLPPEIMGVPEVLKYWEIERIDQVTDILGLAGDAADNIPGVPGVGPKTAQKLIAQYGSIENLLKHTEELKGKLKENLEANKERALLCKWLVTIKTDSPLDYSPDQLIRGKLDEEKLAALFSEFEFSSFSKRLFGKPAAPVAPVASYAPPPPKGGQGDLFSFAAAKAPAAPAEEAAPAYKTIDDVKHTYHAVQTLEERKALVAKLGEATRFCFDTETTGLDPREARLVGISFSVKPHEAWFVVLPPSDEELTRALVPFKPLFEDEAIEKTGHNLKFDIAMLRAAGIEVRGKLFDTMLAHYLLDPDQRHALDKLAGTHLGYAPVPITALIGEKKSEQISMADVAVEKIVDYACEDADVTIQLRQILEPQLEKRKLTNVFDAIECPLIPVLVEMEANGIALDTAALKEISGRLAGEIAGYEKKVYELAGHEFNLNSPKQLGEVLFDELKLADKPKKTKTGQYTTNEEVLDQLATEHEIARVLLDYREATKLKSTYVDALPEFISKKTGRIHTSFSQAVTTTGRLASSDPNIQNIPVRTEQGQEIRRAFVAGSKDFTLLAADYSQIELRIMAHLSGDQHMKAAFVSGEDIHTATAARVFGVALADVTSDMRRKAKMVNFGIIYGISAFGLAQRLRIPRKEAADIIESYFKQYPAVKACMDGIIETARNKGYVETIAGRRRHIRDINTANGTVRAAAERYAINAPIQGSAADMIKIAMIRIHDLLKQKNAKTKLLLQVHDELVFELHKDEHALIEEIRELMSSALPLSVPVVVDCGTGNNWLEAH from the coding sequence ATGAGCAAAAAGTTATTTCTCCTCGACGGCATGGCGCTGGTTTACCGGTCCTACTTCGCCTTCATGCGCAACCCGATGATCAATTCGAAGGGCCGTAATGTTTCCGCCGTCTTCGGTTTCCTGAACACGCTGCTCGAACTGATCGAAAAGCAGAGCCCGACGCACATCGCCGTCGCCTTCGATGTCTCCGGCCCGACGTTCCGACACGATAAGTTTCCCGAATACAAAGCGCAGCGCGAGGAAACGCCGGAAGAAATCCGCGCCGCCGTTCCCTGCATTCAGGAATTTCTCAAAGCGTTCAACATTCCGATCGTCACCGCGCAAGGATTTGAAGCCGACGATCTGATCGGCACGCTCGCCCGGCTTGCCGAAAAGGAAGGCTTCGATACTTACATGGTCACGCCGGACAAAGATTTCACCCAGCTCGTCGACGCGCATACTTTCGTTTACAAGCCCGCCAAAAGCGGACTGCCGCCGGAAATCATGGGCGTTCCCGAAGTGCTCAAATATTGGGAGATCGAACGCATCGATCAGGTCACCGATATTCTCGGCCTCGCGGGCGACGCCGCCGACAATATTCCCGGCGTGCCGGGCGTCGGCCCGAAGACCGCGCAGAAATTGATCGCGCAGTACGGCTCTATCGAGAATTTGCTCAAGCACACAGAAGAGCTGAAGGGCAAGTTAAAGGAAAACCTCGAAGCCAACAAGGAGCGCGCCCTACTCTGCAAATGGCTCGTCACCATCAAAACTGATTCGCCGCTCGACTATTCACCCGATCAACTTATCCGCGGCAAACTCGACGAGGAAAAGCTCGCCGCGCTTTTTTCCGAATTTGAATTCTCCTCTTTCTCCAAACGGCTCTTTGGGAAACCCGCCGCACCGGTTGCACCCGTCGCCTCCTATGCCCCGCCGCCGCCCAAAGGCGGACAAGGCGATCTATTTTCTTTTGCGGCGGCCAAAGCGCCAGCGGCTCCGGCTGAAGAAGCCGCGCCGGCTTATAAAACCATCGACGACGTGAAGCACACCTACCACGCCGTCCAAACTCTGGAAGAGCGCAAGGCGCTGGTTGCCAAGCTGGGTGAAGCGACACGCTTCTGCTTCGACACCGAAACCACCGGACTTGATCCGCGTGAAGCGCGGCTCGTCGGAATTTCCTTTTCCGTTAAACCGCATGAAGCGTGGTTTGTTGTCCTGCCCCCGAGCGATGAAGAACTAACCCGGGCACTGGTGCCCTTCAAGCCGCTTTTCGAAGACGAGGCCATTGAAAAGACCGGCCACAATCTAAAGTTCGATATCGCCATGCTACGTGCCGCCGGAATCGAAGTGCGCGGAAAACTTTTTGATACGATGCTCGCGCATTACCTGCTCGATCCCGACCAACGCCACGCGCTCGACAAGCTGGCCGGAACTCACCTCGGCTACGCGCCGGTTCCGATCACCGCGCTGATCGGCGAAAAAAAGAGTGAGCAGATTTCCATGGCCGACGTAGCGGTCGAAAAGATCGTTGACTACGCCTGCGAAGACGCCGACGTCACCATCCAGCTCCGCCAGATTCTCGAACCGCAGCTTGAGAAACGGAAACTCACCAACGTCTTTGACGCCATTGAGTGTCCGCTGATTCCGGTGCTGGTTGAAATGGAAGCCAACGGCATCGCGCTCGATACCGCCGCGCTCAAAGAAATTTCCGGACGGCTCGCCGGCGAAATCGCCGGTTATGAAAAGAAGGTTTACGAACTGGCCGGTCACGAGTTTAATCTCAACTCGCCGAAGCAGCTCGGCGAAGTGCTCTTCGACGAACTGAAACTGGCCGACAAACCTAAGAAAACCAAAACCGGGCAATACACCACCAACGAAGAAGTGCTCGACCAGCTGGCGACCGAACATGAAATCGCCCGCGTCCTGCTCGACTACCGCGAAGCGACCAAACTCAAAAGCACCTACGTCGATGCGCTGCCGGAATTCATTTCCAAAAAAACCGGCCGCATTCACACCTCGTTCAGTCAGGCCGTCACCACCACTGGACGGCTGGCATCGAGCGACCCGAACATTCAGAACATTCCTGTCCGCACCGAACAGGGACAGGAAATCCGCCGCGCTTTTGTGGCCGGTTCGAAAGATTTCACTTTGCTCGCCGCCGACTATTCACAGATCGAACTGCGCATCATGGCGCACCTCAGCGGCGACCAGCACATGAAAGCCGCTTTTGTCAGCGGCGAAGATATTCACACCGCCACCGCCGCGCGCGTCTTCGGCGTTGCGCTCGCCGACGTTACGTCCGACATGCGCCGCAAAGCCAAGATGGTCAACTTTGGCATCATCTACGGTATCTCCGCCTTCGGCCTCGCCCAGCGGCTGCGCATTCCGCGCAAAGAGGCGGCGGACATTATCGAAAGCTATTTCAAACAATATCCGGCGGTCAAAGCCTGCATGGACGGCATCATCGAAACCGCGCGCAACAAAGGCTACGTCGAAACCATCGCCGGACGGCGTCGCCACATCCGCGACATCAACACTGCCAACGGCACCGTCCGTGCCGCCGCCGAGCGCTACGCCATCAACGCGCCGATCCAAGGCTCCGCCGCCGACATGATTAAAATCGCCATGATCCGCATCCACGACCTGCTGAAACAAAAGAACGCCAAGACCAAACTCCTGCTCCAGGTGCACGACGAACTCGTCTTTGAACTGCACAAAGACGAACACGCCCTCATCGAAGAAATCCGCGAGCTGATGAGTTCCGCTTTGCCGTTATCCGTCCCCGTCGTCGTCGACTGCGGCACCGGCAACAACTGGCTTGAGGCGCATTAG
- a CDS encoding potassium transporter Kup, producing MQTVEMSRRKSASLIVCALGVVFGDIGTSPLYALRECFHGTHGLAPTAPNILGVLSLVIWTLILIVCLKYVTFVLRADNHGEGGILALFALTRADEANRGKRRTILVMTGLLGASLLYGDGIITPCITVLGAVEGLNVATPFFEPWIVPLSLVILFAIFAVQRAGTGKVGGVFGPVMLVWFVAIALLGLRGIIMAPEVLAALSPWHGITFLLHSGKIGFIVMGAVFLTVTGAEALYADLGHFGPRPIRLGWFFVAFPALVLNYFGQGALILKQPEALANPFYMLAPGWALYPLVALAAAASVIASQALISGAFSLTMQAIQMGYLPRMEIRHTSYEQRGQVYLPTINNFLLICCLALVLGFRSSSNLASAYGIAVTLTMIATTVLFFIVARKRWGWNVLAAGTLCAGLLTIEILFFAANALKIWRGGWLPLVVAAGFMAVMTTWRTGRRILSRHMKERLLPLESFLDDLSLGHAVRVPGTAVYMSGNVLGTPLALLHNFKLNRSVHERVVLLTILVAEEPFVNPAERVQVETLTNGFHRATARYGFMEKAAINEIFACCRDLGLDLHPNACTFVLSRETLVVTSAKGMAQWRKRLLSLMSRNAQSATAFFGLPANRVVEMGMQIEL from the coding sequence ATGCAAACAGTCGAAATGAGCCGCCGGAAAAGTGCCAGCCTGATCGTGTGTGCTCTGGGCGTCGTGTTCGGAGACATCGGCACCAGCCCGTTGTACGCCTTGCGCGAATGTTTCCATGGCACCCACGGGCTGGCTCCCACCGCGCCGAATATCCTCGGTGTCCTCTCTCTCGTCATTTGGACCCTGATTCTGATCGTCTGTCTGAAGTATGTAACCTTCGTCCTGCGGGCCGACAACCACGGCGAAGGCGGTATTCTGGCACTGTTCGCTCTCACCCGCGCCGACGAAGCCAATCGCGGAAAACGCCGCACCATTCTGGTCATGACCGGACTTCTGGGCGCCAGCCTGCTCTACGGCGACGGCATCATCACCCCCTGCATCACCGTGCTGGGCGCGGTGGAAGGTCTGAATGTTGCCACGCCGTTTTTCGAACCGTGGATTGTTCCTCTAAGCTTAGTCATTCTGTTCGCCATATTTGCCGTTCAACGCGCAGGGACCGGAAAAGTCGGCGGAGTCTTCGGCCCGGTCATGCTGGTCTGGTTCGTCGCCATCGCCCTGCTCGGGTTGCGCGGCATTATAATGGCACCTGAAGTTCTGGCCGCGCTCTCGCCGTGGCACGGCATCACCTTTCTTCTGCACAGCGGCAAAATCGGCTTCATCGTGATGGGCGCGGTATTCCTGACTGTAACCGGCGCGGAAGCGCTCTACGCCGACCTCGGCCACTTCGGCCCGCGCCCCATCCGGCTGGGCTGGTTCTTCGTCGCATTCCCGGCGCTGGTTCTGAACTACTTCGGACAAGGCGCGCTGATCCTGAAACAGCCGGAAGCTCTGGCGAATCCATTCTACATGCTCGCTCCGGGCTGGGCTCTTTATCCGCTCGTCGCACTGGCCGCCGCCGCTTCCGTCATCGCCTCGCAGGCTCTTATTTCCGGCGCGTTCTCTCTCACGATGCAGGCGATCCAGATGGGCTATCTGCCCCGCATGGAAATCCGCCACACCTCATATGAACAGCGCGGACAGGTTTACCTGCCGACAATCAACAACTTCCTTCTCATCTGCTGCCTCGCACTGGTGCTCGGCTTCCGTTCGTCCAGCAATCTGGCCTCGGCCTACGGCATTGCCGTCACCCTGACCATGATCGCCACCACCGTCCTGTTCTTCATCGTCGCCCGGAAACGCTGGGGCTGGAATGTTCTGGCCGCAGGTACGCTCTGTGCCGGTCTGCTCACGATTGAGATTTTATTCTTTGCCGCCAACGCGCTGAAAATCTGGCGCGGCGGATGGCTCCCGCTGGTGGTCGCTGCCGGCTTTATGGCCGTCATGACCACCTGGCGGACAGGCCGCCGCATTCTCAGCCGTCACATGAAAGAACGGCTGCTTCCGCTGGAAAGCTTCCTTGATGACTTAAGCCTCGGCCACGCCGTACGCGTCCCCGGCACGGCCGTTTATATGTCCGGCAATGTCCTCGGCACGCCGCTGGCCCTGCTCCACAACTTTAAACTCAACCGCTCGGTGCATGAACGCGTCGTCCTGCTCACCATCCTCGTCGCCGAAGAACCGTTCGTGAATCCCGCCGAACGCGTACAGGTTGAAACGCTCACCAACGGGTTCCACCGCGCAACCGCCCGCTACGGGTTCATGGAAAAGGCCGCCATTAACGAAATCTTCGCCTGCTGCCGCGACCTGGGTCTCGACCTCCATCCCAACGCCTGCACCTTCGTCCTCAGCCGCGAAACACTGGTCGTCACATCGGCCAAAGGAATGGCCCAGTGGAGAAAGCGCCTTCTCTCCCTCATGTCCCGTAACGCTCAGTCGGCAACCGCTTTCTTCGGCCTGCCCGCCAACCGCGTCGTCGAAATGGGCATGCAGATCGAACTGTGA